A stretch of DNA from Acropora palmata chromosome 12, jaAcrPala1.3, whole genome shotgun sequence:
TAAAATGTGTCAATAAATATAATTTGACACATTTTAATGATCAATCATCACTGACTACTAAAATGTAAGCGAAGATCTATCTTAATGCAACAAAttgcataattttatttgcccGCTTATCGTTATTTTTGAGCTAAACGAAGTTTATTTGAAGCAATTTAGCTGGGAAGGTCATTAACCAGCGTAGCAACTTGAAATATTAAATCAGGTTATTCTCTTCTATAATGAAGTGAGGTTCGTCTTTGTGTCACGAAAACAATGGTAAAATAAAAGTCACAAGAATTCTTTAAAATTTACAACACGTTCAGAACAGGGAGAGGGAATATATCAAGGTGTACCTTAACACGATGAACTTTCATTCGCTCCCAAGAACAGTACTGCGAACCTTTAACCCTTAACCTTGCTTTTCTTGGGAGCAATGTAAGCGTTTGCTCTCTAAATCTTCATTGTCAATCGTAAACTACACACGTTTCCTACTTATGATTATATATTTTGATCAATCCATTTCATTCAGTTGCTTTTGTATGTATTTAATCTCCATGTATATTGCCGGTTTTGTCACACCATCATCAAAACCATTCGAGAAATAAAGTCAAGAATCAGAGAGGTAAAAGAAGATGAATATTCAAACAGCCTCGCAATGATTCTGTGTGACGTTTCGTGCGGGAGATATTcgaagaaatgttttactcAAATTTGTGAAGCTATGTAGGGAGACGCCAGTTTTGTGTCCCTCTACTATTGCTcttagaaaacgagggcgagtagtctaattgttttagtataaatttactcgtagtctcattgcataaaaacgtaaagtaacgtttaaatggttaaaagtgttttgtgtttacatcggcaattcaaatttaaggtttcaaACATTGCGCGCGacgtgcactgaagcttcgtgatatacaatttaaaattcgtgatacacaatttgaaatttaaagcttcgtgattggtcaaaataaataggagaacgattttcgttggctattcacaactgttgactatcagcagatagtctacgagtaatatagccaatcagattcacggattcacgatagactacgagtaaatttatactaaagaGTCTTATCCTCATGCAAGGACTGGTCATTTTATTTCGAAGGATTAAAGGCGGAGAAACAAGCAAGTGTTCACGCTAAACTTTCATAATCagtcatggaaaacaaaagaatactttttGCAGAAGTCAGTGacggagaaattaaaaagttggTTGATAATTCTGCACagagaaacacgaaaatttccaCAAAAATTATACAGGAACGATCTACGTGGGCTCGTCTTGAGAAATTATtaagggttataaaataaattaataaagacGGCTCCTTAGCTGTAATTaattaaagtttttttctgtgaGGCAGAAGTGGCACCGCTtggttttgttgctgttggCCGGGGCGGTCGCTGAAATACTCCTGATATAAATACTGAAATATAATATGAAATATAAATACTGATATAAATACTGAAATACTaaatgccgccacgaaaataagtaaatataTGTAAATCACTTCTTCGATGGCTATGTTGCCAGCGTGCTTGTCCtggtggtgtagtggttatcacaccCGATTAGAACGGGGGACGTGGGTTCAGATCCCGCTCAGGGctagttttctttcaaacagtTATTCCTATATATAATGTAGTATATAGTGACCGCATGCATCAGTCCACATTTCAAAAACTTCCATGAACAGGAAAAGGAAATGTTCGCCTCGGCAATCTCATTAAAGAAAGGTGCTGGCTCTAATTCTTTCTAAAATAGTTTAATCGCAGTAAAAATGTAATGTTGTCTTGACAATCTTCATTCTTAAGGAATGAATGCAATTCTTTATTTCAGGTTTAGCCACACCTAAGATGTCCATGATGCTCTATGTATTTTACTTGATATTCATGATGAGTGCAACGCAGACAGATGGCGAGGCATGCAAAGCTAATCAAGTCTCAATTCATGGCAAAGCACTCCGCGGTCACACCTATAAGACTGAAGAGATAGAGGGACTGTTTAGCTGCTATGTGCGCTGTGAGAGAGATCCAGCGTGCAAGAGTGGTAACTTCAAACATGCACAAAGGATTTGCGAAATGAATAACGAGACCAAGGAAACCAAACCGAATGACTTTATCCCAGATGAGAAAAGTTACTATATAAAACGCACAGACGGAGGTGGGTATCGCACCTAGCTAATTCAATTTTGTACAACAAGATTAGTTTTAACCTGTAGCCAATTAATAGTAATATGACGACAGCAAGACCAGATCAAAGAGGCCTATACTTGTTAAGCACCCAACCTTTCACCGCTATTAGGGCAAcacacttgaaaaaaataaagcaatagCTCTGGATGGAAATTTAGGGAGAACAAACCTAATCCACCAaacttaaattttcattctcgttttcctttgaaatttacaaaacaaaaccaaacaaaaaattcatcatCTGGCCCTGACTGTACTACAGTGCACGAATAAAAAGGTTCGCAGTGAAACGTTCCTGACACATTTTACGTTAATGCAATTGCAAAAGAAGCTCATAACTTAGTACCTTGAAATGATCCGATACTCACAAGTGATGTTGAAGAGTGACAGAAAACTTTATGAAGCTTATGGATATAACCACTTGCAGGCTTGGAGATCTGCATACACAGGCTCCCAATCGAAGCTTTCACTAGCTACAAGAAGGGACTTGGTCGTGACGGTTGACAGGTTGACCAAGGGTTCTATATTAAGCATGAAGGTGACCCTGTGCAAATTACTACCGCTTGCTCTTACACTGGCAATATCAGTAGGAGTGGATCCAGTGTGTTGGTCGAATTATTTGCAACTCAACCCTCCAAAGTCTAAGAGGAGTCCGCAAAGAAAGCAATATATTAATAACTGCGACATCAACATTTCCGGGTTATAAAAGGATTCAAAAGCCTATCAATCCCATAACAAATTTGGCTAATGAGAAATAACCCTGAGTATCGCCGCTTTACTCAATGCAGTTATTGACGAGTGCAAGAAAAATAGTTTATGATACACTTCCTTTTAATATGTCAttagtttgtttctttccttGCTTATGTTCTACCTGATGCCCTTACACTTAATGCCAATGAGTTCTTTAAACGAGTGGATGAAACACACGGTCATTCTTGTCATAACGTTCACATGACTGATGAACAGTCAGACGTAAACTCTTCAGGGCAAATGCAGGGGATTGGCAACATAACTGCCCATCATTAAATCACAACCAGAGGATATCTTTTTGACCTTACTTTGCCCTAACCTGTCATACGCTAATTTACTTACAGGTTGTCCAGAACATTGGGTCGTGCACAACCACTCATGTTATTACATGACTGGTGAAGAATCCTCTAAGTTAGATGATGCTCAGGAGAAATGCAGGAATATGTCAGCAAAGCTCCCTATCATTAAATCAGACTCGGAGAATACTTTTATTCTCGGCCTGATGAGCAAACTGAAAGATTGGATATGGCTTGGTATGAAGAGAAAAAACGGCAAGATGGTTTGGTTAGACGATACACCAGCAGAGCCATCAGATGGGGCTCTTTACAGCGCATGGTACAGAGCTGAGCCAAGTAACGATATAAACGAGCTTTGTGCTTATTTGAGCTTCCATTCTCGACAGTGGAATGACAACGAGTGCGTCTATGCCAGCAATCGGGGTCCCTTTGTCCTTTGCCAAAAGTCGCTCGTGTAACATGGACATAGCAATCAGGAAATGTGTTAAACTCCGATAATTACAAGTTGTTAATGCCCATAAGGCTTTTAGTTTGCAGTCATTTCATTCCAAACCTTGAAACCTACAACTTCTACTATGAGATAAAGAGAAGGCgacaaataatttaattttcttggcTAAATATTATCACGCATAGGTAATTAAGGTGCATGGCTCCATGTAGCTTTTTTGGCGCGCGAGGAATAGATACGAATGGCGCAAGCAGCcgaatatttaaaaaaagaatttcttCTTTGATGACGTCGCTAAAAACAAGGATTTTTCCGTGATCTAAAAACGCATATTGGGCGCGTTCCAGacagtgaatttttttggcaattgGCATATGGagaggctttttctttctctctttttgttaaggaaaaatcatcaaattttacacatgCGCTAATGTATTACGCGTCAAAATCAGATTTTCCTGTAGCTTTTTTAGTGGAAACTCATTGAAGGTTGACTCTGTTTCCCCTAAAACGAATAAATTTCTCCGTGTAGAAACCTAGAAACACCGTCTAAAAGTCagttaatttcaaaaaataagcTAAGCATCTCTATCAGTACTTACCATAGCAATAACAATTAATTATGTAGTCTAGCGCTATAGGCTGTTGACCTTCTACTGAGGGCTatatgtgataaacatttggcaacggaaaaattatttatgcgGATGTGATATTCAAACCCTTGGTAAAATAGAatatagagccaccttaaggaAAATAGAAGGCCTTCTTTTAAGGGAGAAGCTACAGTTCcaataaaaatacaatagcCATGACCagaaatttttgtcatctgACCTCTAGTGGTTTTTAAAAATGGCGAACGAAATTACAAAGCTATGTATGAGGAGCGATAGAATTACGGCAAATACAAGAACAATTACTGTCGATTTTCAATTTACCAGAATCGCGCATTATTCAACGACATTTCAGTGCCACATTGGCTTGAAAATTttatgtaaaaattaattccaaactTTTCCTTTGGAAAAACATCATTTGACAACTTCAAATTTAGTTAAGGCGTTACAAATCACGGACGAAAGATGACATGTCTGAcagaaaatagcaaaaaatcTAAAGACGGCATATAATTTTCCAAAATAGAGTCATAAAATGCTGATAACACCCTATCTGGAAAATAAAAGTCTGATCTTTGGCTCataattttacttttcctTTGCACTGTTAATAAGTCTAGAGAAAAAGGTGGACGTGTCACCCAGTTCTGCTCCATGCAAAAGAAGGCAACGACTTCTCGGTCTTTGCGCTGTTCCTTGCACGAAAACCCAGCATCTTTGGtatcaatttttttagctCAAGCCTCGAGAATTGAATTTgcggtttttttgttttgctttgtttgtttgttttttttttttttttttttttcatttggttaGCAAAACCATGTCTTTACTTCTTGACttgttataaaataataatataataataataaacatgcgctaaattacatttttaataattatgcaAGTATGCATCATTCAATACCCTGAGGGCATGAGCTTACGGGAAGAACTAGCTGACTTGAGGGATAATACAGGACGAATGAGAAACAACTCAAGACTTCCCGAACCACATTTTCGCCGAGTATTGATTAATTCTACATGATAAAATCTCCTTCTACGTTTCGAGCGAGTTGCTGTGTCATATAAAACGACAGAAGAAAACGAATGTAGTTGTTCATAATCAACCGTAAGGGATTTTCTAGAGGAAGGCATGTTGCTGTACTACCATATGTTTGTTGAGTGGCCCGCTGTTTATGGGCGAGCTCAATTGTCCGAAATTTTTGCCAAGATACTTTAGCCTGACGCATTCGAcaacttgtttgttatttaaaaCAATGTGGCTACTTAGCGGCAAGCGGAAATGGTTTCAAGTCAGACTAGGCGGCCTATTTAGTGCAACTAAGGTTTTCGTAGAATCTCGGCGAAATGCCTCATTCCAACCGGCGCCTTCAAGTATTCTATTTTACTAGAGAATCGTTACGCGAATCAGTCAAAGAAGATTACCTTTTTTTAAGTAAAATCGGCAGGTGCAAAACATAGATCacagatcattgtttttccAATATGGAAGCAAATTCTAATACCAGCAAACCAGTAAAAATACTTCAGTTGACCCTGTATATAACAGCCCTGAATTAAGCGGCCAccctctattaagcggccactTTTTAGAATTCCGATTTTTGGCTCATATAAACGTTGTATTTGTTACCAGTTTTAGGCGGCAGCCTCCATTAAACAGCCGTGTCCATGCTCCAGCAGTCCTATGCTAATATTTCcttgctatttttcttttaaaatatattaattaaGAGTCCACCCTTGAATGGAAACTGAGCCATATGTCAACTTCTGCggtatttaaggacggtgcctactattgttattgcgcatacgttctgtgCATCTCCAGAAACTCGTATTTCGTAcggccaatgcttactaatacagggatatttttgcgcggtttaaaactatctggagaaagtagatcttagtaagtactcttggtatccaaaaagaaaattgggggtaaccttgcatttttgagagataattaagcttcaatttgagaaagaacgccatacattgctttgtattttaaagctttttacagatattattcgtgaattatctttgaaaaatgcgtggttacccccaattttctttttggatttcaataggacttgttaagatctacatttcctgcataatcacacaccggggaaaaatatctttaattagtaggtaCCGTCCTTAATTGTGTTTAACGCGATCCATCATTACTATAGAGACTTAACTCGTACAAAGCTACTGTAGGCTTATACTGAATCTGAAATGATTGTTTTGAATATTGTTAGAATGCGTCCTCCAATATTTTGAGTTAACCAGCCAATGCAATCACACATCTTATGAACTGCAACGCTTCCAGAGTAGTCAAGTCTAATCTATGCGTGAGCAGAAAACCGCTCAGGAAATTACTTTAGTTTGTACAGTAGCACTTTGCCAAAAAATGTAACCTTGATTGAAACTTCAAAAAGACCCGCTTCTATTTGATCATTTAAAGGAAAGCGTTATATTTAATAAAAATCAGTTGTTACTCCTTTTTGTGTGCGATGCGTATGTCCTTTTTGTAACATGACGACATCAGTATGCCTAACGAAtatgttttactttttagcTAGAAAATGTCTTTTAATTAGCTTGTTTCTCAGCCAGTTGATGACGAATGAATCACCTTCGAACACTGCTCGCAGGGGATTTCCAAGCCGTAAACTCAACCACTGCTAACTCATTGGACTTATTTTTTAAAGTATTGATCGCTTGAAAGAGTGTTCATTGTTCTATTGTTTCCTTACGTGAATTGTTTTTGCATGATACAACAGTAAAATTGGTATAAAATTACGCCCAGTGAGTATTTGCCTAGAGCCCCCAGGAGAGCAGGACTTTAATCCTTGGGTTTCCTGTGGTTCCCTAGACTCCTTTTCTTTTAGTATCCGGACAGCCTTAATTTATGTTTGTCACGATGATTTGAGCCAGCGTACCTCCAGCGGGATCACTATAACTTGGATGAGTACGATGCCTACTTTCTTGTGCGTCTTTCGTGTGTACAAGACGTGCTCGCGTCGCAGCTAGGACTTCCAAGGTAAGTGTGTCtctatttgtaaatttatCATACCAAAGTCTAACTTATTTGTTCCTATTTTCAGTAAGTAATCGTTACTGTTACACTTCCTGTCCCTGTGGggttcaaattaaagaaaaaaaaaagtagagaAGTAATCTGCATCCATTCAGGATCTCAATTATTATAACACTTATTGCTATTGACTTTTAATGCATGTTGTAATTTTATCCTTATTTAAAGAGCTGTATCCCACCCTCTTTCCTCCAAGCCTGGATCTATCACTGCCTTCAATACATTTACCATTCAAAATCaagtctcttttttttgtgtttgcaaTCATAAAGAACTGATATTAATATGTTATCTTTTTATTAATCATATAATGTGATTCTAAAATAATGGTACAAGAAAGGATGAGGTTAGAAAGCGGGCCCCCCATGCATGGGCCTCTTCCAATGATAGTTTTTTGATGTCTTAGTTAAGCTTCGCAGCCATTTTTAGAGAAGCACCTAATTGCCCAGTTGTAAAGACGTAACGAAACTTTAAAAATGTGTGGCATTTAGaacgaaaacttgaaatagctttgcaaaactaaaaatacatttcaaaattttttttatggggCATAGAGATCCGTTCTGTTACCATATCCTCTCTTGACTTGAAGCAAGGCATAAATTTGTTAGAAACATTAACATCTGTAAGTACATTTGCTGATTCTACGATGTTTTCCTTTCCATTATCTCTTCGCagcaggggggggggggcagaagaCTAGGCAgatttttgtgtcagaatcattcaacaaaaagtgacgtcacatccggttgaaaattaagctgaactctcgtctccaacgagacgagagttcagcttaattttcaaccggatgtgacgtcactttttgttgaatgattctgacacaaaaatcTGCCTAGTCTTCTGCCCCCCCCTGCTTCGCAGCATTATACTTTCAATTGGTTACTTCTTATTTTAGTAATCATGTATTAAGCGGCCGTCAGTATGAAGCAGCCAATTTCTTAAGTCCCATGGGTGACAGTTAAAGGTTCGACTGTATCaataaaagttttgttttgttttgttttgttttgttttttttttctttttggttttcttttgcatcaatattctgataacgaataaaaacccctatatgagaccattgctgcttcaaattaccgtttgggaagttaaaagGGCACGAAACgcgaagaccgtgcacgattagggagcctgggaacgaactggaaacgTGGGTTTTatgggaaactgacccgtacgaccacacctaaaattttgtctgtttcaccgttaactacAAATGAgcatccttgcaaagtaaaaaaaaaaaaaaaaatctgcgaGACAGTTTTCTCATAATTAATTACTATtcgatttttgactttttcattaattatgaaaaaaaaaaaaaactgccttgcagatcaTTTCTGCATGTGCTCTTTTGCAACCCAATGGTCTTTACCTTCACCGTTTTTTTAGTTGCCCTGACGAAGTCCTCCTCGTGAGGTAAGGAAGTAAGTGAACTTACGAAAGTCTGCAGTAAAATATAGGTCCCTATACACCACTTATATTAGCTACCTCTTTATAAAAGAAACGTGCCGAAGAGTATCACCGGCTGCTGGCGAAAGAAATTTAATTGATTTCTTAATTAATTTCTTCAACCGGTGACAACTTTACCCAATGTCTGTCTCTCAAATCTGTAAATTCTCTGACGTATGTTGAAATCTGTCCATCTGAAGTGAAACTCAATTTACATGACCTACTTTGTTATTgctataaaacgtttaagcaagcaaccggaacgatgatcccgctggtatacgttggatcaatagtgatctaatcggcttcacatataaaatgaagaaaatgaaagcagaagtcgacacaacgtagaaggatcttttttagtacacctaaaaaaagatccttctacgttgtgtcgacttctgcttttattttcttctttgttattGCCTTTCCTATTTGCAAGCTTCTTTTCACCAGATGGACATCAAGTTTGCTTATTACAGCTCTGTTTCTGTCTTCTTGTAGAAGGTAAGATGTCATTTCTATGTAATACGCCAGAAGGCCTTTAGAAAAAACGGGAGAGAGAGATGAGAGGTTGCAATATCAAGGAATTTCATTGCGGCGTCGCTCTAGCTAACACTGGAGTGAATCCAAAGatgtttaaaacaattttgtctcgttccttttgaaatttctACGGAAAAGTCTAAACTGGAGAACGGAAGCAGCAACAATGCGACCAACTTTCTAAAGATCTTGctaatcaatttttttcttggagatctgaagaaaaaattgtaaaattagTTGAAGTTTAATTTATCAACTTCTAAACGAAGCTAACTTTGCGCTGATATAACCAGCGCAAAATTGAATTTATGTATTTACAAAACTCAACTAGCCTTGTATCTGCAGGAAAACAGCTTTTGTCTATATTCTTATACATGTCCATATTGATGTCTCCAAGTAAAAGCAGTTCTTTTCTGTTGTTCTACATATTTTCGGCAACTGTTGATAGGGAAGCGAGAAAGTCAGATTCCTTGCACTTAGTTGGACTTCTATAACAAGCACACACTATTTAGCGACTGTTATTGGAGAGTCCTTGACATCCAGGCAAATTGATTCAATATTGCTACTTTCTAGATTTAAGCGTCGATATGCCGACAGGTCATTCCTGATCTAGGCAAGCAGACCTCCAGCCCCCTTTTTACGATCATTTGCGAATGGTGCAAAATCCTGGTTGTGAAATCAAGTGCGAAGAAACAGTACTGTCAATCTTTGTTTCGCGGCTAGAAGCATTATATCAAGCATATTTCCATTTAGCAGCTCTTTGATCtcattgattaattttgttaaccaCGCTGTTAATGTTTCATAGGTTCATCTACATGACAATCAAACCAACTATTTCTTGTTCAGTTTAAGCCCCCTCCTTCTGCGCCCTTCATGCAGTATATCGTTCCAACCCTCGGAGTGGAGTGTTGAATaagatttttttaatttcatcgTTAGAAATGTCAAATGCTACAAGGAGTGTAGaataagattttttttattcttaaacatgtcaaataCTAATGATAAGGAAACTATTAAGTGTTTTAAGCGTAAGACTTAGTGTACAACGGTTGTTAAAATCTGACGCACAAAGCACAGAGCTTGAGGCATCCGTAATTTCGTTTTATTGTTTGCAGTTGACAACAGCTGGATGAAGcaaatagtttaaaaatatattcaattcttgtttcaaaacaaacttaagaAATTGGCACAACACATGGTAAGGGTCAACAGTCTTTTCAGTCTGTGCCAGTAGcagcctcgttcccagggtctccgTGCCCTATCCAATGCTCCGAATGAATGTGGAGAATACGCACCCCTCAATCTATATCGTTATCAACTAATAAGTTTTATTCCTTGATAACACATGTCCAAGAAGGAAAGTTATGTTGAAGATG
This window harbors:
- the LOC141860176 gene encoding uncharacterized protein LOC141860176; the protein is MGPLLQIYVTLSALTFKFVTALQDGLATPKMSMMLYVFYLIFMMSATQTDGEACKANQVSIHGKALRGHTYKTEEIEGLFSCYVRCERDPACKSGNFKHAQRICEMNNETKETKPNDFIPDEKSYYIKRTDGGCPEHWVVHNHSCYYMTGEESSKLDDAQEKCRNMSAKLPIIKSDSENTFILGLMSKLKDWIWLGMKRKNGKMVWLDDTPAEPSDGALYSAWYRAEPSNDINELCAYLSFHSRQWNDNECVYASNRGPFVLCQKSLV